The DNA sequence ATCTGCGCCGTGACCCGCGGGCCCTTGGAGCCGATCGGCTCCTTGCTCACCTGCACCAGCAGGGTCTGGCCGCGCTTCACCACGTCCTGGATCGCGGGGAACCGCCCGCGGCGGCCCTCCCCGTTGCCCTTCCCGCCCCGGCTGCCGGTCTCGGCGCGCGAGGCTTCTGGCGCCCCGTCGCCCGCGGCTTCGGCCTGGGCGGCGTCCTCCGCCTCCTCGGCGGCGCCGTTCTCCTCGTCCAGCTCGTCCTCCTCCGGCTCCACCAGGTCGGAGGCGTGGAGGAAGGCGCTCTTCTCGGCCCCTATGTCGACGAAGGCCGCCTGGATCCCGGGCAGGACCGCTTCGACCTTGCCGAGGTAGATGTCGCCCACCGAGCGGCGGGCGTCGGGACGATCCACCAACAGCTCAACAAGGGTGTCGTCCTCCAGAATCGCCACGCGGGTCTCCCGCGGGCTGCCATTGATCAGAATTTCCCGTTTCAACTGTGTCGTCTCCGGCGGTCACCGCGCACGCGGCGAGCGGCGAACCGCCGTCCGCGCACCAGGTGTCCGTCTTGTGAATTTGGATGAGGGGCAGGAGGTGCCTCGGCACCCCGCACGCCGCCTCGAGTATCTCGGTCGGCTTCGCCGACCCGTCGCTTGCCGTCCGCAGCTCGAGCGCGACCGTGCGGCCGTCCAGCGCCGCCAGGTCGTGCACGAACGGACGAAGATCCAGCCGTTTGCTCCTGCCACCCTGCCCCCGCCGCTCGCGCTCGTAACGCACCGCGTCCCGCGCCAGGAACGCCCGGCAGCCGGCGTCCAGGTCCGCGAACGCGGACGCGAACGGCGGCTGCGGGAACGTCGCGCGGTACGCGCTGCGCTCGACCGCAGCGTTCAGGGAGAGGCTCTTCTCGGGCAGCACGCCGGCGGCCAGGAACCGCAGGCCGGGCGCTGCGTGCCGGTTCAGCTCCTCGAGCAATGCCGCCAGGCGACCGGCGTCCCACTCGCCCGACAGCTCGAGGTCCAGCCACTCGCTCGACGACGTCCACCCCGTCGCCAGCGACGGTCCCGCGCCGAGCTTCGGCCGCGGGGCGAAGCCCTCGGAGTACCTGAGCGGCAACGCGGCACGCCGACAGGTGCGCAGGAGCTCGCGGAGGACGTCGAGGTGCGAGAGAAACCGGAGCGGCGCGTCCTTCGCGTAACGGAGGCGGAGAGACCGGTGGTGGGTTGCGGGTGGCAGGTTGTCGGAACGGCCTTCCTCCTCCACAACCTGCAACCCATCACCTACCAACGACTGGTCCGCCAAGCGGTTCTGGAGCACCTCGAAATCACACACCCCGCACGCCGAGCAGCGGTGCAGCTTGCACTCGTCGGTCTCGACTCCGGCATAGGCCTTGTGGCGCTCGCGCAGGAACCACTCGCGACCGATTCCGTAGGACACCACCTCCCAGGGCAGCGCCTCGTCCTCGTCGCGCGCGCCGAACGCCTCCCCCGGCGTCCGGTGCGTCGCGTCCAGCGACCCGCGCCAGGCGTCCATCCGGAGCTGCTCGGTCCAGCCATCGAACCGCGCCCCGCGCCGCCACGCGCCCTCGATCAGGTCCGCGGTCTCCCGCCCGCCGCGCGAGACGAGCCCCTCGATCGCGGTCCCGTCGAGGTCGTGGTACTTGACCTGCACGCCGGGGCTCGACAACCGCTTCTTGAGCCAGCGGAGCTTCGCGCGCGTTTCGTCCAGGTCGTCCTGGCGCTCGAACTGGAACGGCGTGTGCGGACGCGGCACGAACGGCGAGATGCTCAGCACCACGCCGCGCCCCGTTCCAGGATGGCGCCGCACGATGGCGCGGATCCGATCCACCAGCGAGGCCAGCTCCTCGAGGTCCGCCTGGCACTCGGTGGGATGCCCCACCATCAGGTACAACTTCACGCTCGGCCAGCCGGCGTCCATCGCCCGCTCGACGGCGAGCAGGATCTCGGTCTCCGACAAGCCCTTGTTGATCACCCTCCGGAGCCGCTCCGAGCCGGCCTCCGGCGCGAACGTGAATCCGGTGCGGCGCACCCGCGACGCCGCCGCGGCCAGCGCGACCGAGAAGGCGTCCGCCCTCAGGCTCGGCAGGGCCACGGCGACGCCCTGCCGCGCGGCGAGGCGGCTCACGCCGTCCACCAGCGCCTCCACCTCGGAGTGGTCGGCCGTGGACAGCGAGAGCAGCGAGATCTCCTCGTTGCCGCCGTGCCGCAACCCCTGCTCCGCGATGGCGACGCAGTCGGCAACCTCCCGCTCGCGCGCCGGCCGGTACAGATAGCCGGCCTGGCAGAAGCGGCAGCCCCGCACGCAACCGCGCTGAACCTCGATCGGGAGTCGCTCGTGCGCGACCTCCGTCATCGGGACCAGCATCCGGGTCGGATGATCCTCGGGGCGGAGCACGGGAACGGTCCGGGCGACGACCGGCCAGGGCAGCCGGGCATCGGCCGGGCGGGCGGTGCCGCCGCCGGCGGGGACGTCGTACAGGCACGGTACGTAGACCCCCGCGACTTCTGTGGCGAGCCGGCGCAAGAGGCGCTCTCGGGCGGGGGGTGCAGGGTTGGGGGTTGGGGTTTGGGGCGCGCTGAGTGGCGAGTCCGCCGACGGCAGACTGGCGACCACGGGCTCCCCAATCCCCACCCCCGAATCCCGATCCCCCCGCTTCTCGGCCGCGACGATTTCCAGAATCTCCGGCAAAGCGTCCTCGGCGTCCCCGACCAGGAACGCGTCGAAGAAGGCCGCGAGCGGCTCGGGGTTGGAGGCGCAGGGGCCACCGCCCAGCACCAACGGGTCCCCCGGTCCGCGGTCGCACTGCCGCAGCGGCACGCCAGCCAGATCGAGCATCGTCAGGACGTTCGTGTACGTCAGCTCCGACTGCAGGGTGAAGCCGATGACGTCGAACTCCCGCGCGGCGCGCCGGCTCTCGAGGGAGAACAGCGGGATGCGTCGCTCCCGCATCTGCCGCTCCATGTCGGGCCAGGGCGCATACGCCCGCTCCATCACCCAGTCCGGCCGCCGGTTCACCACGTGGTAGAGGATCTGGGTCCCCACGTGGCTCATCCCGACCTCGTAGGCGTCGGGATAGCAGAACAGCATCCGGACCCCCGCGGCATCCCAATTGTTGCGGACGACGCCGAGTTCGTGGCCGACGTAGCGGTGTGGCTTGGCGACCAGCGGAAGGACCTCGCGCTCCAGCAAGGAGCCCAAGGCTGAGGCGGCTTCTGAAACCATCTTCCTTAAGGTAATGCGAGTCTTATACTTAGTCAATCCCCGAGTATATCGCCTCGCTTTTTGTCTCGCAGTGGCCAAGGGCGCCGGAGCCGCAATTCGATGCCGAGCCCCGAACTGCTCGACCGCCTGCTAGAGCATCAGGCCCTCGCCCGAGCGCCGCGCCAGGAGCTGGCCTGGCTGGTGGAGCACGGCGATTTCCGCCCCTTCGCGGTGGGCGACGTGACGACGCGGCGTGGGGAGCCGGAGGAGTGGCTGCGGATCGTCCTCTCCGGACGTCTCGCGATCCATCTCGATCGCGGCGCCGGCTCGCGGCGGGTGGTCGAGTGGCGAGGCGGCGACGTATGCGGGCTCATGCCGTACTCGCGCGGAGGGGCGCCGCCCGGAGACACGGTGGTCGAGGAGCCGACCGACACCCTGGGGATTCACCGCGATCACATGGCCGCGCTGATACGCGAATGCCCCACCGTGACGGCCACGCTCGTGCACGCGATGCTCGACCGGGCGCGTCACATCACCTCGAGCGAGTCCCACGACGAGAAGCTGGTCTCGCTCGGCAGGCTGGCCGCCGGACTGGCGCACGAATTGAACAACCCGGCGTCCGCCGCCGCGCGCAGCGGCCTGGGGCTCGCCCCCGTGCTGGAGGAGGCCGAATCGGCCGCGCGTGCCCTGGCCGCGGCGCGGCTCGCGGACGCACAACTCGCAGCCATCGACCGCCTGCGGCAGGCGTGCCTGTCCGGGCCGCTCCCGAGGGCACAGTCGCCGCTGGAGCGCGGTGACCGGGAGGACGCCATCGGCGCCTGGCTCGAGGCGCACGCCGTCGCCCAGGACCCGGCCCCGGCCCTGGCGGAGACCCACGTCACGGTGGCGGCGCTCGACGTGCTCGCGCGCGACGTCGCCGGCGGTCCGCTCGAGGCCGCGCTGCGGTGGGTCGCCGCGGGCTGCTCGCTGCGCACGCTGGCCGCCGACGTCCGGACGGCCACGTCGAGGATCTCGGAGCTGGTCGCCGCGGTCAGAGGCTTCACGGCAGTGGATCGCGCGCCCGGGGCCGAGGCCGTCGACATCCGGCCAGGCATCCGGGACACGGTGACCGTGCTGGGCGCCAAGGCGCGGGCGAAGTCGGCGGACGTGGTCCTGGATCTCGCCGGGGACCTGCCCGGCGTCCAGGGTTCTGGAGCCGAGCTGAACCAGGTCTGGGCCAACCTGATCGACAACGCGCTCGACGCGGTGGCCGCCTCGGGCCACGTCGCGATCACCGCGCGGAGCGAGCGCGGCCGCGTGGTCGTCGAGGTCGTGGACGACGGGCCCGGGATCCCGCGCCAGGACCAGCGGCGCGTCTTCGATCCCTTCTACACCACGAAGGGCGTCGGCCAGGGAAGCGGCCTCGGCCTGGACATCGTGCGGCGGCTGGTCCAGCGGCACGGCGGAGAGATCGACCTGGAATCGCGGCCGGGCCGCACCGCGTTCCGGGTGAGCCTGCCGGTGCTTCTCTGACGGCGGTCAGTGCTCGAGGAGGTCGCCGAGAATGTGGCGCGCGATCACCAGCCGCTGGATCTCGCTGGTCCCCTCGCCGATCTCGCCCACCTTGGCATCCCGCATCATCCGCTCGACCGGATACTCGGTCGTGTAGCCGTAGCCGCCGTGGAGCTGGACCGCCTTGATGGTGGTCCGCATCGCCAGCTCCGAGCAGTAGAGCTTGGCCATCGCCGCCTCCACCTTGTGCGGCTTGCCGTTCTGCTTCAGCCATGCGGCGTGATAGGTGAGATGCTTCCCGGCCTCGATCTCGGTGGCCATGTCGGCGAGGGCGAAGTGCACGCCCTG is a window from the Gemmatimonadales bacterium genome containing:
- a CDS encoding TIGR03936 family radical SAM-associated protein, with protein sequence MGSLLEREVLPLVAKPHRYVGHELGVVRNNWDAAGVRMLFCYPDAYEVGMSHVGTQILYHVVNRRPDWVMERAYAPWPDMERQMRERRIPLFSLESRRAAREFDVIGFTLQSELTYTNVLTMLDLAGVPLRQCDRGPGDPLVLGGGPCASNPEPLAAFFDAFLVGDAEDALPEILEIVAAEKRGDRDSGVGIGEPVVASLPSADSPLSAPQTPTPNPAPPARERLLRRLATEVAGVYVPCLYDVPAGGGTARPADARLPWPVVARTVPVLRPEDHPTRMLVPMTEVAHERLPIEVQRGCVRGCRFCQAGYLYRPAREREVADCVAIAEQGLRHGGNEEISLLSLSTADHSEVEALVDGVSRLAARQGVAVALPSLRADAFSVALAAAASRVRRTGFTFAPEAGSERLRRVINKGLSETEILLAVERAMDAGWPSVKLYLMVGHPTECQADLEELASLVDRIRAIVRRHPGTGRGVVLSISPFVPRPHTPFQFERQDDLDETRAKLRWLKKRLSSPGVQVKYHDLDGTAIEGLVSRGGRETADLIEGAWRRGARFDGWTEQLRMDAWRGSLDATHRTPGEAFGARDEDEALPWEVVSYGIGREWFLRERHKAYAGVETDECKLHRCSACGVCDFEVLQNRLADQSLVGDGLQVVEEEGRSDNLPPATHHRSLRLRYAKDAPLRFLSHLDVLRELLRTCRRAALPLRYSEGFAPRPKLGAGPSLATGWTSSSEWLDLELSGEWDAGRLAALLEELNRHAAPGLRFLAAGVLPEKSLSLNAAVERSAYRATFPQPPFASAFADLDAGCRAFLARDAVRYERERRGQGGRSKRLDLRPFVHDLAALDGRTVALELRTASDGSAKPTEILEAACGVPRHLLPLIQIHKTDTWCADGGSPLAACAVTAGDDTVETGNSDQWQPAGDPRGDSGGRHPC
- a CDS encoding ATP-binding protein, which gives rise to MPSPELLDRLLEHQALARAPRQELAWLVEHGDFRPFAVGDVTTRRGEPEEWLRIVLSGRLAIHLDRGAGSRRVVEWRGGDVCGLMPYSRGGAPPGDTVVEEPTDTLGIHRDHMAALIRECPTVTATLVHAMLDRARHITSSESHDEKLVSLGRLAAGLAHELNNPASAAARSGLGLAPVLEEAESAARALAAARLADAQLAAIDRLRQACLSGPLPRAQSPLERGDREDAIGAWLEAHAVAQDPAPALAETHVTVAALDVLARDVAGGPLEAALRWVAAGCSLRTLAADVRTATSRISELVAAVRGFTAVDRAPGAEAVDIRPGIRDTVTVLGAKARAKSADVVLDLAGDLPGVQGSGAELNQVWANLIDNALDAVAASGHVAITARSERGRVVVEVVDDGPGIPRQDQRRVFDPFYTTKGVGQGSGLGLDIVRRLVQRHGGEIDLESRPGRTAFRVSLPVLL